The segment GTTCGTGACGTTTTTCATTAGTCAATGGATGAGGCCATACGCGTTCTAGTTGTTTTTTACGACTAAGACCTGTATTATGTGCAGTCATTAATCTACGTGCTTCCCAATTACGAATTGCTTTACCTAATGTTCTTTTTACTACGCCCATGATAGTACCTACTTTCTTAATCACTATATTATATAAAAATTTGTGATAAGGATAGAAAGTTTATTTCAAACACATTATTCTTTCTCTTTCCTTGATAACTATAGTATATATACCATTTTATTAAATGTGAAATTACTATTACTCAGTTCGTTATAAATTTTATTTATCTTATTTTGTGTATAATAGGGAGATTCTATGGATACATCTTACTACCACAATTTTATTACCCTCGTTCAAACGGGCAATATGACACAGGCCGCAGAGATTCTTCATATTACACAACCAGCTTTAAGTAAACAATTAAAATATTTAGAAGCTGAATTTGGGGCTCAACTCATCAATATCAAGCGCGGTCAACGAGGATCGAACTTACAACTTACTGATGCAGGTAAAATCTTCTACGAAAAAGCCCAACAACTATGTTCTATTGAAGAATCTACGTATAATGCGGTACAGCAGTTAAATTCACGCATTGAAGGTACGTTGAGAATCGCAACCTCTGCATCTCGTTCCACACCAATTGTACAACAATATTTACCAGCCTTTTCCATGAAATATCCATCAGTTCACTTTGAAATCTATGAAGGACTGATGACGAATGTAGTTAATCAACTGATTAATGGTAATGCTGAGTTAGGAATTGCTAATATCCAAATGGTAGACACTGACAAATTTGATATTCTTCTCACACAAGAAGAACACCTATATGCTATCTTCCGTCGTGATGTATTCTGGATAGACCGCGAACATGATACAATCACTTGGGATGATATCAAAAAATGCCCATTATCCCTCTCCGGCGGCTCTGTGCGAATGATTATGCAATCTAGCTTGACAGATATGGACCAACTCAATGCCGTTGCTATCACTACAACTAAGAGTTCTGCCATCGAATGGGCATCTTCTGGTAGAACTGTCTCTTTAGTTCCTATGGATGGTAAAGAGCTTGTTAACCATCGTAAAATGGCCCGCATTAAATTACCAGAATTCTCTGGAGATTTCAAAAAAGCATTTATTACCCTCAAAGGACATGCTTTATCTCCGGTAGCACAGCAATTTATTGATTTCTATAAAGCTTATGTATAATTAAAGTTCTACATATGATTACTATTATGATATCAACAGTTTCCACGATTGGTACCTACCCTATGTTAGATACCAATACAATACATAAGAAAAGACCTAGTACACTATGTACTAGGTCTTTTCTTTGTCATCTTAATATGTATGGTAAGCCATCTTAAGCTGCACAAGTAAACTTTTAGTCGTTACATTTACTAGATACAAACTATTACTACCCTTGATGCACAGCACCTACTATATCAGTAATACTGTTTAGATTATATTGTTCCACATAATCGCCCATTTCACGAGCAATACGAGAAATCGCCGTGGGATCTACCATTGTAGCAACCCCAACTTGGACTGCTTGTGCACCAGCCATCATAAATTCAACAGCATCAGTGCCTGTCATAATCCCACCAAGGCCCATAATAGGAATATTAACCCCTTTATATACTTGGTGCACCATGCGAAGTGCAACCGGTTTAACAGCTGGCCCAGATAAACCACCATAAATATTACCCAATACAGGTTTACGACGATGGATATCGATAGCCATACCAAGAATGGTATTAATGAGACTGACACCATCGCCGCCACCAGCTTCTACAGCCTTTGCGATTTCCACAATATCCGTAACATTTGGTGAAAGTTTTACAATAACAGGCTTATCTGTTACTTTACGAACCGCTTTTGTTACCTGTTCTACTACCTTTGGATCTATACCAAAAGCCATGCCTTCACAGGCAACATTTGGGCAAGATACATTAACTTCAAGGCCTGCAATACCATCTACAGATAGTGTTTCTGCCATCCACGCAAATTCCTCTACCGTACCAGCAGACATATTTGCTAGCAATGGTACATCATATTTCTTGAGGTCTGGCAAAATATCTGTAACAAAATGTTCTGCCCCTGGATTTTCAAGTCCAATACAGTTTAATACACCAGATGGTGTTTCTGCAATACGAGTTCCTGGATTACCATGACGACCTTTAGGCGTTAATCCTTTTATAGAAATAGCACCTACTTCATTACTAAGGTCTAAATAACCAGCATACTCAGGGCCATTACCAAAGGTACCAGATGCAGCGATAATAGGATTTTTCATCTTAATCCCACAATAATCTACAGCAAGCTTTGGATTAGGTGTAACGGTGTTATTTAAATCGCGTTCACTCATTAAAAGAACACCTCCTCAGCTGGGAATACAGGACCATCTTTACAAACTTTATAACGTTTGCCACCGGCACCATCACAAGCGCAACCTAAGCAACCGCCTGTACCACATCCCATGCGTTCTTCAAGAGATACTTGGCATGGTACATTGAGCTCTTTAGCAACTTTTGCCACACCCTTCATCATCGGTGTAGGACCACAAGTCATAACAGATGTGAACGTATTAGCGTTAATAAGTTCTGGCATGATCGCTGTAGGGAAACCTTTTGTACCTACGCTACCATCATCAGTAGTGATATGTACCTCTACAGGCGTATCTTTGAATAAGTCTGCCCAGAAGGTTTCACTTTCATTTCTAAAGCCCAAAATAACTTGTGCTTCTTCACCGTTTTGCAAGTGAGACGCGATGCATAGCATCGGTGCAATACCAACACCACCACCAACAAGTAGCATATTATTAGATGTTACAAATGGTTCACCCAAAGGTCCTAAACAATCTAATGTATCACCAGGCACGAGACGTGTCATAATTTCAGTCCCCTTGCCTACGACGCGATACAAAAGGGTAATAGTCCCCTTTTGTACATCGAATCCAGCATAGCTAATAGGGCGACGCAATAATGGCGCCGTAGAGTTCGCTACGCGAACATTACAAAACTGTCCTACCTTTGCTTCTGCTGCCTGTTTTGGTGCGTGAATATCCATAATCCACACATCAGAGCCTATTTGCTCATTGCGAACGACTTCGCCCTGTTCTACATAACCACTCATGGTTTTACTCCAATTCAAAATCTTGTAATGCTTCTACATTGTAGTTAGCATCATCTTTACGGTTTGCTACAACGCGCAATACTTCACGAGCTGTATCAAGACTTGTTAAGCATGGTGTACCCATTTCTACAGCAAGACGACGCAATTGGAAGCCTTCACGTTCAGGACGTTTACCTGCCGTCAATGTATTAAGTACAAGATCGACTTTATCTTGACGAATGTGGTCAGCACAGTTGTCATCACCTTCAGAGATTTTGTTAACTACCTTGCAGTCAATGCCATGTTCTTTGAAGTATTTACCAGTACCACCCGTTGCTTCAATGTGATAGCCCAATTCAATAAAGCCTTTTGCTAATTGACTCGCTTCCTCTTTATCGCGATCTGCAACAGTCATAAGGATTGTACCATCTTCTGGGATACGCATGTTAGCGCCATTGATTGCTTTAAACAAAGCTTCAGAATATGTGCGACCAATACCCATAACTTCACCAGTAGATTTCATTTCAGGTCCGAGAGCAATTTCTACAAGGCCCATTTTGGAGAAGGAGAATACAGGTGCTTTTACAGCTACATATGGTTTATTAGGTACAAGACCGAGTGGCAAGCCCAAATCTTTTAAGCTTTCACCAAGAGCAATGCGTGTTGCATATTCTACCATATTAATGCCTGTAACCTTAGAAATGAATGGTACAGTACGACTAGAACGAGGGTTAACTTCAATTACGTTAAGTTCACCATCAGCCACGATATATTGAATGTTAAGTACACCTTTAACATTAAGCCCTACTGCAATACGACGTGTATAGTCTACAATTTGATTAATCAATTCTTGGCTCAAATGTTGAGCAGGATAAACGGCCATGGAGTCACCAGAGTGAACACCAGCGCGTTCGATTTGTTCCATAATACCAGGAATACATACGTCAGTACCATCGGAAATAGCGTCAACCTCTACTTCCATACCAACCATGTAACGGTCGATAAGAACAGGATGTTCCTTGGATGCAACTACAGCTTCCTTCATGTATACATCAAGCTCTTTATCGTTGTATACGATTTCCATGGCACGACCGCCCAATACATA is part of the Veillonella nakazawae genome and harbors:
- a CDS encoding LysR family transcriptional regulator; translated protein: MDTSYYHNFITLVQTGNMTQAAEILHITQPALSKQLKYLEAEFGAQLINIKRGQRGSNLQLTDAGKIFYEKAQQLCSIEESTYNAVQQLNSRIEGTLRIATSASRSTPIVQQYLPAFSMKYPSVHFEIYEGLMTNVVNQLINGNAELGIANIQMVDTDKFDILLTQEEHLYAIFRRDVFWIDREHDTITWDDIKKCPLSLSGGSVRMIMQSSLTDMDQLNAVAITTTKSSAIEWASSGRTVSLVPMDGKELVNHRKMARIKLPEFSGDFKKAFITLKGHALSPVAQQFIDFYKAYV
- a CDS encoding dihydroorotate dehydrogenase, producing the protein MSERDLNNTVTPNPKLAVDYCGIKMKNPIIAASGTFGNGPEYAGYLDLSNEVGAISIKGLTPKGRHGNPGTRIAETPSGVLNCIGLENPGAEHFVTDILPDLKKYDVPLLANMSAGTVEEFAWMAETLSVDGIAGLEVNVSCPNVACEGMAFGIDPKVVEQVTKAVRKVTDKPVIVKLSPNVTDIVEIAKAVEAGGGDGVSLINTILGMAIDIHRRKPVLGNIYGGLSGPAVKPVALRMVHQVYKGVNIPIMGLGGIMTGTDAVEFMMAGAQAVQVGVATMVDPTAISRIAREMGDYVEQYNLNSITDIVGAVHQG
- a CDS encoding dihydroorotate dehydrogenase electron transfer subunit — encoded protein: MSGYVEQGEVVRNEQIGSDVWIMDIHAPKQAAEAKVGQFCNVRVANSTAPLLRRPISYAGFDVQKGTITLLYRVVGKGTEIMTRLVPGDTLDCLGPLGEPFVTSNNMLLVGGGVGIAPMLCIASHLQNGEEAQVILGFRNESETFWADLFKDTPVEVHITTDDGSVGTKGFPTAIMPELINANTFTSVMTCGPTPMMKGVAKVAKELNVPCQVSLEERMGCGTGGCLGCACDGAGGKRYKVCKDGPVFPAEEVFF